The Drosophila biarmipes strain raj3 chromosome 2L, RU_DBia_V1.1, whole genome shotgun sequence genome has a window encoding:
- the LOC108032784 gene encoding uncharacterized protein LOC108032784: MLNSRSPPQYKQQSPGGSVGSVGSAGSISSVNSTNSTSQLLGHYQSAYGQQGQHSHACYQHQLQQQKHQQYHHHQHHHHGGRTSLTPTMKRGKKQWGSRERSGMSFLIVITFFAVFGLIILTEVFMIDERTHSGMLAMRAGGGGGASLGGRMGDSMPDYDNVKDDYDLLDASILSDNKLGFIQLRDNKLKIQEAAGADGQRLAGMLLNGGGGGGAGAFGVNVPLIPWGQVLPGKVEETLPHFPFGTRPTDGAWQVVNGTRFKFFVYSAYFDRREGARLVRVVGATKTRGPERVWCRFWYGPSPSNATDGGSSSSARAKYSSATVMARVKIIRENWNLKYSACFILCPVRTPPLGVPQFVSVVSRLRAPPGNLLILRNTDQDADFAASPSRNASARKGLPLSRPPPSGDNVPDRIAVCVKPLHFNYDQALYLMEYLEFYALLGVSHFTFYNHTLGPHASCVLQSYQQGLVPGNLTAHDLEPLLPADAANNATPRVLRTQYERPTVSILPWNLRMRSQKEIRTEGLFAALNDCLYRTMYRYKYLALVDLDEFIVPRYSDTLNELIRTLNQRFRNRNTGAYSFQNAFYYLQFADDSLASSGIEGGNDQLASVRASLVTQRKTRRRYKLHPQKQRSKYICKPEAVVEAGNHFVWEFAPGKGSLNVPPKEAILQHYRVCEFGGNDCIKAPSIVDRTTTKYVNRLVQRVDAVYRHLRQRCDLPALPPVPKTQEKPKEVAKEKPKEMTKEKTKAGADEKPKLLQKMRETNAKVTRQLCVTTRESIIKGMAVTAAPTTKPTTTTKATTKRVTTKKQQQQKANPVTTPVIPTTRSSTAPRQSHPSANVRKKRKLIVFEINDFGIPVARVEYQ; the protein is encoded by the exons ATGCTGAATAGCCGGAGCCCCCCTCAGTACAAGCAGCAATCCCCGGGGGGCTCCGTCGGCTCCGTGGGTTCAGCCGGCTCCATCAGCTCCGTGAACTCCACCAACTCCACGTCCCAGTTGCTGGGCCACTACCAGTCCGCCTACGGACAGCAGGGACAGCACTCGCACGCCTGCTACCAGcaccagctgcagcagcagaaacaCCAGCAGTACCATCACCACCAGCATCACCACCACGGAGGACGCACCTCACTGACCCCCACCATGAAGCGGGGCAAGAAGCAGTGGGGCTCCAGGGAGCGGTCCGGCATGAGCTTCCTCATCGTCATCACCTTCTTCGCCGTCTTCGGCTTGATCATACTGACCGAG GTCTTCATGATCGACGAGCGGACCCACAGCGGCATGTTGGCGATGCGGGCGGGCGGAGGAGGCGGGGCTAGCCTGGGCGGGCGGATGGGCGACTCGATGCCGGATTATGATAATGTTAAG GACGATTACGATCTATTGGACGCCAGCATTTTGAGTGATAATAAATTAGGATTTATACAGCTGCGTGACAATAAACTGAAAATTCAAG AAGCCGCAGGCGCCGATGGCCAGCGCTTGGCAGGAATGCTCCTCaatggcggcggcggtggaggagCGGGAGCGTTCGGTGTGAATGTACCGCTCATACCCTGGGGCCAGGTGCTGCCCGGCAAGGTGGAGGAGACGCTGCCCCACTTCCCATTTGGCACGCGGCCCACGGACGGCGCCTGGCAGGTGGTCAACGGCACCCGCTTCAAGTTCTTTGTCTACTCCGCCTACTTCGATCGGCGCGAGGGAGCGCGCCTGGTGCGAGTGGTGGGAGCCACCAAAACGCGGGGGCCGGAGCGGGTCTGGTGCCGGTTCTGGTACGGACCAAGTCCGTCCAATGCCACGGACGggggctcctcctcctcggcacGTGCCAAGTACTCCTCGGCCACTGTAATGGCTCGCGTCAAG ATCATTCGCGAGAACTGGAATCTGAAATACAGCGCCTGTTTTATCCTGTGCCCGGTGCGCACTCCGCCCCTGGGCGTTCCCCAATTTGTGAGCGTGGTGTCCCGCCTGCGAGCTCCTCCGGGCAATCTACTGATCCTGCGCAACACCGACCAGGATGCGGATTTTGCAGCAAGCCCGTCGCGCAATGCAAGTGCCAGGAAAGGGCTGCCATTGAGTCGGCCTCCGCCGAGTGGTGACAATGTACCCGATCGAATAGCAGTCTGCGTGAAACCCTTGCATTTCAACTACGATCAGGCGCTGTATCTGATGGAATACCTGGAGTTCTACGCCCTGCTGGGTGTCTCCCACTTCACCTTCTACAACCACACCCTGGGACCGCACGCCTCCTGCGTCCTGCAGAGCTACCAGCAGGGCCTGGTGCCCGGAAATCTGACCGCCCATGACCTGGAACCACTGCTGCCGGCGGATGCGGCCAACAATGCCACGCCCCGCGTGCTCAGGACTCAGTACGAACGACCCACGGTCAGCATCCTGCCGTGGAACCTGCGCATGCGCAGCCAGAAGGAGATCCGCACCGAAGGACTCTTTGCGGCCCTGAACGACTGCCTCTACCGCACCATGTACCGCTACAAGTATCTGGCCCTGGTCGATCTGGACGAGTTCATTGTCCCCCGCTACTCGGACACCTTGAATGAGCTTATTAG AACTCTAAATCAGCGCTTTCGCAATCGCAACACGGGGGCCTATTCCTTCCAGAACGCCTTCTACTATCTTCAGTTTGCCGATGACAGCCTGGCTAGTTCTGGAATTGAGGGTGGCAATGATCAGTTAGCCAGTGTGCGGGCTTCTCTGGTGACCCAACGAAAAACTCGCAG GCGCTATAAGTTGCATCCTCAGAAGCAGCGATCCAAGTACATCTGCAAGCCGGAGGCAGTCGTCGAGGCGGGCAATCATTTTGTGTGGGAATTCGCTCCGGGAAAAGGATCTCTTAATGTTCCACCAAAGGAAGCCATTTTGCAGCACTATAGg GTGTGTGAGTTCGGTGGTAACGACTGCATCAAGGCGCCCTCGATAGTGGATCGCACGACCACGAAGTATGTGAATCGCCTGGTCCAGCGCGTGGATGCGGTGTATCGTCATCTGCGCCAGCGTTGCGACCTTCCAGCCCTGCCCCCAGTGCCCAAGACCCAGGAAAAGCCCAAGGAAGTGGCCAAGGAGAAGCCTAAGGAAATGACCAAGGAGAAGACCAAGGCTGGTGCCGACGAGAAGCCCAAGTTGCTGCAGAAGATGAGGGAAACGAATGCGAAGGTCACCCGGCAGCTGTGTGTCACCACGAGGGAGAGCATAATCAAAGGAATGGCTGTCACAGCTGCCCCAACAACCAAACCGACAACGACGACGAAGGCAACAACGAAGAGAGTGACAACGaagaaacagcagcagcagaaggccAATCCGGTCACCACGCCCGTGATCCCCACGACAAGGAGCTCAACAGCTCCCAGGCAATCGCATCCCTCGGCCAATGTGCGCAAGAAACGGAAGCTGATCGTGTTCGAGATCAACGACTTCGGGATTCCCGTGGCCCGGGTGGAGTACCAATGA
- the LOC108032832 gene encoding uncharacterized protein LOC108032832, producing the protein MHPTKSSLLLLALAISASCVVATPQPEVLDEIFQALNETGHSIISGLVDASKNGTAIAGEFLESLKNSSTQFSHETVAFAQRIADAVHKAATEGITDFAISLEAGISRLLNEIGRIRNVLQRQALKDALARLQTISADVADLEVAVHDLNDRLEKKKREYYAEIQEKWSNWAAAQLERVDEQTNGVGNEEAQEILDELLNRYSGYLHSCVEELQVQQATYEQNVHSTIEKYQNATNNLTAQVELCVKNNLNFRSCRKGIDKALRGLDSAPQDLLSLKLKGIRLLAIGLDASGCVGQTLAEHELEKPLVERKLDEIIREYLEQQNTTDADSSSEEETTTEVATG; encoded by the coding sequence ATGCATCCGACCAAGTCATCACTGCTCCTGCTCGCGCTGGCCATCAGTGCCAGCTGCGTGGTGGCCACGCCGCAACCGGAAGTGCTGGATGAGATCTTCCAGGCCCTCAACGAGACAGGCCACAGTATCATCAGTGGACTTGTAGATGCCTCCAAGAATGGCACGGCCATCGCCGGAGAGTTCCTCGAAAGCCTAAAAAACTCCTCGACCCAGTTCAGCCATGAAACTGTGGCCTTTGCCCAGAGAATCGCAGATGCCGTCCATAAAGCTGCCACCGAGGGAATCACTGACTTTGCCATCTCCCTGGAGGCTGGAATCTCAAGGCTGCTCAACGAGATTGGCCGGATCAGGAATGTCCTGCAGCGACAGGCCCTCAAGGATGCCCTGGCCAGATTGCAGACCATAAGCGCAGATGTTGCCGATCTGGAGGTGGCCGTCCACGATCTGAACGATCGTTTGGAAAAGAAGAAGCGAGAGTATTACGCTGAAATCCAGGAGAAGTGGAGCAACTGGGCCGCCGCCCAACTGGAGCGAGTGGATGAGCAGACCAATGGCGTGGGCAACGAGGAGGCCCAGGAGATCCTCGACGAGCTGCTCAACCGCTATAGCGGATACCTGCACAGCTGCGTGGAGGAGCTCCAGGTGCAGCAGGCCACCTATGAGCAGAACGTGCACAGCACCATTGAAAAATACCAGAATGCCACCAACAATCTGACCGCCCAAGTGGAGCTCTGCGTGAAGAACAACCTGAACTTCCGCTCCTGCCGCAAGGGCATCGATAAGGCCCTGCGAGGACTCGACTCCGCTCCCCAGGATCTGCTCAGCCTGAAGCTGAAGGGCATCCGACTGCTGGCCATTGGCCTGGATGCCAGCGGATGTGTGGGCCAAACTCTGGCCGAGCACGAGCTGGAGAAGCCCCTTGTGGAGCGAAagctggacgagatcatcAGGGAATACCTGGAGCAGCAAAATACCACCGACGCCGACTCGAGCTCCGAAGAGGAGACGACCACCGAGGTTGCCACCGGTTAA